From Bacillus pumilus, one genomic window encodes:
- a CDS encoding amino acid permease — protein MEQQELKRDLSNRHVQLIAIGGTIGTGLFLGSGKAIQLAGPSIIFAYLIVGMAIFFVMRALGELLLSKAGYQSLTDIAEDYLGPWASFVTGWTYWFCWIMTAMADVIAVGVYVQYWFDIPQWIPAIICLLILLGFNLLTVKLFGEMEFWFALIKVITILLLIGVGIVLLIMGFQTDAGPVTVTNLWSHGGLFPHGVTGFLLSFQMVIFAYVGVELVGVSAAETANPQKNIPSAINKIPLRILFFYVGAIFVLLCINPWTELSASESPFVKTFGLIGIPVAAGLINFVVLTSAASACNSGMFSTSRILYNLSHQKQGPASFGRLNKHAVPSNALFVSTIVVSVGALLSKLIPEQAFGIVTTISAICFIWVWSIILICHLKYKKTRPELHAASTFKAPFTPFVNICVLVLFAAILVIMLFADATRPALLLTPVWFGFLLLIYARKKRRAS, from the coding sequence TTGGAACAACAAGAATTAAAACGAGATTTATCAAACCGCCATGTTCAGTTGATTGCAATTGGCGGAACCATTGGAACTGGGCTGTTTTTAGGCTCTGGAAAGGCCATTCAATTGGCAGGTCCATCGATCATTTTTGCTTATTTAATTGTCGGAATGGCGATCTTTTTTGTCATGAGGGCACTTGGTGAATTACTCTTATCGAAGGCGGGCTATCAGTCATTAACCGATATTGCAGAGGACTATCTCGGTCCTTGGGCTTCCTTTGTGACAGGGTGGACGTATTGGTTTTGCTGGATTATGACAGCGATGGCGGATGTCATTGCTGTCGGAGTGTATGTGCAGTACTGGTTTGACATCCCGCAATGGATTCCTGCCATCATTTGTTTGTTGATTTTACTAGGGTTTAATTTATTAACGGTGAAGCTTTTCGGAGAAATGGAATTTTGGTTTGCGTTGATTAAGGTCATTACGATTCTATTACTGATCGGCGTTGGAATTGTCCTTTTAATCATGGGTTTTCAAACAGATGCAGGTCCGGTGACGGTGACGAATCTTTGGTCACACGGCGGATTATTCCCGCATGGTGTCACAGGCTTCTTACTGTCATTCCAGATGGTAATCTTTGCGTATGTGGGAGTGGAACTAGTCGGTGTGTCCGCAGCAGAAACAGCCAATCCGCAAAAAAACATCCCGTCTGCGATTAATAAAATTCCTTTAAGAATTCTATTTTTCTATGTGGGTGCCATCTTTGTTTTACTATGTATCAACCCATGGACTGAGCTCAGTGCATCAGAAAGTCCTTTTGTGAAAACTTTTGGGCTGATTGGGATACCAGTAGCAGCGGGACTTATTAATTTTGTTGTCTTGACGTCTGCGGCTTCAGCTTGTAATAGCGGTATGTTCTCAACAAGCCGAATTTTGTATAATCTCAGTCATCAAAAACAGGGCCCGGCTTCCTTTGGACGTCTGAACAAGCACGCTGTTCCAAGTAATGCACTATTCGTTTCAACGATTGTGGTATCGGTCGGTGCTCTTTTAAGCAAGCTGATTCCCGAACAAGCCTTTGGTATTGTCACAACCATCAGCGCCATTTGTTTCATTTGGGTATGGAGTATTATTTTAATTTGCCATTTGAAATATAAAAAAACACGGCCTGAACTGCATGCGGCATCTACTTTTAAAGCACCGTTCACACCTTTTGTGAACATTTGTGTTCTTGTGCTCTTTGCTGCCATTCTTGTAATCATGCTGTTTGCGGATGCAACACGTCCGGCGCTCTTATTAACACCGGTTTGGTTTGGTTTCTTATTATTGATTTATGCACGAAAGAAACGCCGTGCGTCATAA
- a CDS encoding LacI family DNA-binding transcriptional regulator, giving the protein MKKMNKQRVTLQEVARHAGVSTSTASLVVRNNPRISEATRKKVLQSMEELGYVYDRVAANMRSKSSNIVGVIVTDISNTFISEFLIGVQTTLESLGYTVLLGTTFDSVDKQERLISTMVEHRVGGIILNPASKSSARTVKQLNQIRTPKVLANRELADVHCDYVGADYEQGAWMAVHHLLQKGHRRIAFLGGIKSSSTWIDRMKGFKRAHDEANLTIDESLIIDMEPTREGGKEALAQVIDQPDPPTAIFCFSDLVAFGVIQGLTSRDIKPGEDIDVVGFDNIPEAEMYHPPLTTVSSFPRSIGVKAANLLYHKMNEQDEELQRLILKPQLHIRESSTSS; this is encoded by the coding sequence ATGAAAAAAATGAACAAACAGCGTGTCACATTACAGGAAGTCGCCCGTCATGCCGGTGTATCGACTTCAACGGCCTCACTCGTTGTTCGAAACAACCCAAGAATCTCTGAAGCCACTCGAAAAAAGGTCCTGCAATCTATGGAGGAATTAGGATACGTGTATGACCGCGTCGCTGCTAACATGCGGTCAAAAAGTTCAAATATTGTAGGTGTGATTGTCACGGATATTTCAAACACGTTTATTTCTGAGTTTTTAATCGGCGTGCAAACCACACTTGAATCACTGGGCTATACCGTTTTACTTGGGACAACCTTTGACAGTGTCGATAAGCAGGAACGGCTCATTTCCACCATGGTAGAGCACCGAGTTGGCGGGATCATTTTAAACCCAGCTTCGAAAAGCTCTGCTCGGACGGTCAAACAATTAAATCAAATTCGCACCCCAAAAGTACTGGCAAATCGTGAATTAGCAGATGTGCATTGTGACTATGTCGGTGCTGATTATGAACAAGGCGCTTGGATGGCGGTCCATCATCTTCTTCAAAAGGGACATCGGCGCATTGCCTTTTTAGGCGGCATCAAGTCCTCCTCGACTTGGATTGACCGAATGAAAGGGTTCAAAAGAGCCCACGACGAGGCAAACCTAACAATTGATGAATCTCTTATTATTGATATGGAACCGACTCGTGAAGGCGGGAAAGAAGCACTCGCCCAAGTCATCGATCAGCCCGATCCTCCTACCGCTATTTTTTGTTTTAGTGACTTAGTTGCGTTTGGGGTCATTCAAGGACTGACATCACGTGACATCAAGCCTGGTGAAGATATCGATGTAGTTGGATTCGATAACATCCCTGAAGCGGAAATGTATCACCCGCCGCTCACCACTGTCTCTTCATTCCCACGGTCCATCGGGGTAAAAGCAGCGAACCTTTTATATCATAAAATGAACGAGCAGGATGAAGAGCTGCAGCGATTGATCTTAAAGCCTCAACTTCATATCAGAGAAAGCTCTACCTCATCGTGA
- a CDS encoding MFS transporter, with protein MKNPYIKSSLGMYLNYFMLGMINIIVASNMDSLSERYHVDITKISLLVSAIGIGKLIALFFSGRLADRWGRKPVIITGNFLYLLFLIGIPTTTNYTLAFIFAISAGIANSLLDSGTYPALTESFPKKASSASVLVKASVSIGATVLPFILAFLIAHDIFWGWAFFGLGLLYLLVGIYLIFMPFPNHKQVSTQDDLPVQEQMKEEPKMLGEGLAVVLMGFTSTALFVVWQTWLPQLGLKLIGLGAGQATQLLSYFSIGALVSVLLLSIVLDKFISPIMVAIIYPVGAFLAMLSLFQIETYSIVIVSTFFLGLFTAGIFQLAMSIMMKLFPTNKATASSYVNIAASSAFILVPLITSGLVSTYDIKMTLFFDMIIAVISVLLAVFVLGRMKKLFR; from the coding sequence ATGAAAAATCCTTATATTAAATCGTCACTCGGCATGTATTTAAATTACTTCATGCTCGGCATGATCAATATCATTGTAGCGTCCAATATGGATAGCTTATCTGAACGCTACCATGTAGATATTACGAAAATCAGCTTGCTTGTATCGGCGATCGGAATTGGTAAACTGATTGCTCTCTTTTTCTCTGGCCGGTTAGCAGACCGCTGGGGACGTAAGCCTGTCATTATTACAGGGAACTTTCTTTACTTATTATTCTTAATCGGTATTCCAACGACAACGAATTATACATTGGCATTTATCTTTGCGATTTCAGCCGGGATTGCAAACTCATTACTTGATTCGGGAACATATCCTGCTTTGACAGAATCGTTTCCTAAAAAGGCAAGTTCAGCTTCTGTTTTAGTGAAGGCGTCCGTTTCAATTGGAGCGACTGTTCTTCCATTTATCTTGGCGTTCCTTATTGCACATGACATCTTCTGGGGCTGGGCGTTCTTTGGGCTAGGACTTCTTTATTTACTTGTAGGGATTTACTTGATCTTTATGCCGTTCCCGAACCATAAGCAAGTCTCTACACAAGATGACCTTCCAGTGCAGGAACAAATGAAGGAAGAACCTAAAATGTTGGGTGAAGGCTTAGCCGTCGTGCTCATGGGATTCACGTCTACTGCATTGTTTGTCGTATGGCAAACGTGGCTTCCACAGCTCGGATTGAAATTGATTGGGCTTGGCGCAGGACAAGCGACACAGCTTCTTTCTTATTTTAGTATTGGTGCCCTTGTGTCAGTTCTACTGCTCTCAATTGTATTAGATAAATTCATTTCGCCGATTATGGTCGCAATCATTTATCCAGTTGGAGCATTTCTTGCCATGCTTTCACTATTTCAAATTGAAACGTATAGCATTGTCATTGTCAGCACCTTTTTCTTAGGATTATTTACAGCAGGGATCTTCCAGCTGGCGATGAGTATTATGATGAAATTATTCCCTACAAACAAAGCAACGGCTTCATCATACGTCAACATTGCGGCAAGCTCAGCGTTTATTCTTGTGCCGCTCATTACAAGCGGTTTGGTCAGCACGTACGATATTAAAATGACGTTATTTTTCGATATGATCATTGCGGTTATTAGCGTATTGTTAGCGGTCTTTGTTCTTGGACGCATGAAAAAATTGTTTAGATAA
- a CDS encoding quinate/shikimate dehydrogenase (YdiB; quinate/shikimate dehydrogenase from Escherichia coli uses both NAD and NAD(P) to convert quinate and shikimate to 3-dehydroquinate and 3-dehydroshikimate), with protein sequence MTNIHERNIDGKTKLVGLLATPIGHSLSPRMHNLGYTLTGINYAYLAFEVGNEELEAAVNGMKAMGAAGFNVSMPNKMKVLDYLDELDDSAKYTRASNTVVNKDGKLIGYNTDGLGYVRNLIEHGVELAGQKVTLVGSGGAATPIAIQLAQSGIREISIFARNDQYFVQAEENVNYINNEMTSFGVKANIFPLENKDAFRREVAESAILANGTSLGMKPLDQLSIIDDTLDVLREDLIVTDVVYNPQKTKLLAQAQEAGAKTINGLGMMLWQGALAYKLFTGEDMPVDQVKQILFENDRF encoded by the coding sequence ATGACAAACATACATGAACGTAATATTGATGGAAAAACAAAATTAGTAGGCCTTCTTGCTACACCAATCGGACACAGCCTGTCACCACGTATGCATAACCTTGGCTATACACTAACAGGAATCAACTACGCTTACCTCGCATTTGAAGTAGGGAATGAGGAACTAGAAGCAGCTGTCAACGGTATGAAAGCAATGGGTGCAGCTGGGTTTAACGTTTCTATGCCGAACAAAATGAAAGTGCTAGACTACTTAGATGAACTAGATGATTCTGCAAAATACACACGTGCAAGTAACACCGTCGTAAACAAAGATGGCAAACTGATTGGCTACAACACAGATGGTCTTGGTTACGTGAGAAACTTGATTGAACATGGCGTTGAATTAGCTGGACAAAAGGTCACACTAGTCGGATCTGGCGGAGCTGCAACACCGATTGCCATTCAGCTTGCACAATCAGGTATTCGTGAAATTAGTATTTTTGCTCGTAATGATCAATACTTTGTTCAAGCAGAAGAAAATGTAAATTACATCAACAACGAAATGACATCATTTGGTGTCAAAGCGAACATTTTCCCACTTGAAAACAAAGACGCTTTCCGCCGTGAAGTAGCTGAAAGTGCAATCTTAGCAAATGGGACAAGCCTTGGCATGAAACCACTAGATCAGCTCAGCATCATCGATGATACGCTTGATGTCCTGCGTGAAGATTTAATCGTGACAGACGTCGTATATAACCCGCAAAAAACAAAGCTCCTTGCGCAAGCACAGGAAGCTGGTGCCAAAACCATTAACGGTCTTGGCATGATGCTATGGCAAGGTGCACTTGCTTACAAACTCTTTACTGGTGAAGATATGCCAGTTGATCAAGTGAAACAAATTCTTTTTGAAAATGACCGTTTCTAA
- a CDS encoding MFS transporter, translated as MRNPYVRTASSLYINYFLLGMVNIILASNMPFLIKQLDTNSAGISYMISALGIGRVLTYGLSGVLSDRFGRKPVILVSGVLMAVFLIGIPLSPNYQIAFAFAILAGVANSAMDAGTYPALMEAFPQNSGSANVMVKAFISIGATILPLAIFFLAEHDLFYGMAFFVPALIYLVNVLILWSLPFPNHRKVEQVQVTEHDGLPRFSTEPTFWREGIALIVISFTSNGLYALPQIWLPTYGETILGMASGSAVKLLSYYSMGGLLSVLLLAFLLRRFVRPVTVLLIYPIITLVSICVLLVVKSPVIGTVNAFVLGFSTAGVFQLTLTVMAEFFWKNKGTMTGIISTAGGVSAIVIPVVTGLIESHSTILQIFLFDAVVAVAAIIGALYILYRYRQIMVHE; from the coding sequence ATGAGAAATCCGTATGTGAGAACGGCTTCTAGTCTTTATATCAATTATTTTTTATTAGGTATGGTCAATATTATTTTGGCTTCAAATATGCCATTTTTAATCAAACAGTTAGATACCAATAGTGCGGGAATTAGTTATATGATTTCGGCGCTCGGCATTGGCAGGGTGCTCACGTATGGTCTATCGGGCGTGCTGTCAGATCGTTTTGGGCGAAAGCCGGTCATTTTGGTTTCGGGTGTGCTGATGGCGGTGTTTCTCATCGGAATCCCATTGTCTCCGAATTATCAAATTGCGTTTGCGTTTGCGATTTTGGCAGGGGTGGCGAATTCGGCGATGGATGCAGGAACGTATCCAGCGTTAATGGAGGCTTTTCCTCAAAACTCGGGATCTGCGAATGTGATGGTGAAGGCCTTTATCTCGATTGGGGCAACCATTTTGCCACTGGCGATTTTCTTTTTAGCAGAGCATGATTTGTTTTATGGAATGGCATTTTTTGTTCCTGCTCTGATCTATCTTGTGAATGTCTTGATACTGTGGAGCTTGCCATTTCCGAATCATCGCAAGGTGGAGCAAGTCCAGGTAACGGAGCATGACGGACTTCCGCGCTTCTCGACAGAGCCTACGTTTTGGAGAGAAGGGATTGCACTCATTGTGATCAGCTTTACGTCAAATGGGCTGTATGCGTTGCCGCAAATTTGGCTGCCTACTTACGGTGAGACCATATTGGGGATGGCTTCAGGGAGTGCTGTGAAGCTGCTTAGTTACTATAGCATGGGCGGTCTGCTGTCTGTCTTATTGCTCGCATTTCTTTTGCGACGTTTTGTCCGTCCAGTCACTGTGCTGCTGATCTATCCAATCATTACACTTGTCTCCATCTGTGTACTATTGGTCGTGAAATCCCCAGTCATCGGAACTGTCAATGCCTTTGTATTGGGATTCTCAACAGCCGGTGTTTTTCAGCTGACGTTAACGGTGATGGCTGAATTCTTCTGGAAGAACAAAGGAACGATGACAGGGATTATCTCCACAGCCGGCGGGGTGTCGGCTATTGTCATTCCGGTCGTAACAGGTTTAATTGAAAGTCACTCGACCATTTTACAAATCTTTCTGTTCGATGCGGTGGTGGCAGTTGCCGCTATTATCGGTGCACTGTATATTCTGTATCGATACCGTCAAATCATGGTCCATGAATAA
- a CDS encoding YxiF family protein: MNNNPKTKIETLKRRSRRKHLMNELSYMTLPENAFLDIEENQLFCQKVFTFLQSREDKIQIHGNHYREHEIEALLVNVHEVFSHLNQLLEQTKFSSGYGDFILVAEDFCFGLCIERTEYFYELSIWGLE; encoded by the coding sequence ATGAATAATAACCCAAAAACTAAAATCGAAACCTTAAAAAGAAGAAGCAGAAGAAAGCACTTAATGAACGAGTTAAGCTATATGACACTTCCAGAAAACGCATTTTTAGATATCGAAGAAAATCAATTGTTTTGTCAAAAGGTTTTTACTTTCCTTCAATCAAGAGAAGATAAAATTCAAATACACGGAAACCACTATCGAGAGCATGAAATTGAAGCACTTTTAGTAAACGTACATGAAGTTTTCAGCCATTTAAACCAGCTTCTTGAGCAAACGAAATTTTCAAGTGGATACGGGGATTTTATTTTAGTCGCAGAGGATTTTTGTTTTGGGTTATGCATAGAGCGAACGGAATATTTTTATGAGCTAAGTATTTGGGGGCTAGAATAA